One genomic region from Bufo bufo chromosome 3, aBufBuf1.1, whole genome shotgun sequence encodes:
- the SUPT4H1 gene encoding transcription elongation factor SPT4, with translation MALETVPKDLRHLRACLLCSLVKTIDQFEYDGCDNCDAYLQMKGNREMVYDCTSSSFDGIVAMMSPDDSWVSKWQRITNFKPGVYAVSVTGRLPQGIVRELKSRGVVYKSRDTAIKT, from the exons ATGGCGTTGGAAACCGTACCGAAAGATTTGAGGCACCTGAGAGCATGTTTACTGTGTTCGCTGGTGAAG ACCATTGACCAGTTTGAATACGATGGCTGTGACAACTGTGATGCCTACCTACAGATGAAAGGCAATAGGGAGATGGTATACGATTGTACAAGCTCCTCATTTGATGG GATTGTTGCTATGATGAGCCCTGATGACAGCTGGGTGTCCAAGTGGCAGCGAATAA CTAACTTCAAACCTGGGGTGTATGCAGTATCTGTCACAGGACGACTACCACAAG GTATTGTACGTGAGCTGAAGAGCCGAGGCGTGGTTTACAAATCCAGAGACACGGCCATCAAGACGTGA